The window AAATCACCTTAGGTGAAATGACAATGTATTTAGTGATCTTTCGGCAAGGACAGACAACATTTGCCAATGCACTTTCTGCCTTTGGAGGAATTTATGAAGATCATTTGTACATCGAAAATCTTATGGAGTTTTTAACTCTACCAATTGTAAAAAAAATTGGAACTTATAAAAATATAAAAAACAAATCTGGAATCATATTTGATCAAGTCTCATTTTTATATCCAGGATCAACCAAGGATTCATTAACTGATGTTAGCTTTGAATTAAAAGCAGGAGAAAAACTGGCTATTGTAGGTGAAAATGGATCCGGAAAAACAACATTAATCAAATTATTAACAAGATTGTATACTCCTTCATCTGGTTCGATTTATCTAGATGGGGTAAATCTTTCTGATTGGGAAGAAGAAACCTTAAAGGAACGATTTGGTGTGATCTTTCAAAACTTTGTCCAATACCAATTCATAGTTGGTGATAATATTGGAATGGGAAATGTCAAACAAGTCCAATCGGAGCAACAATGGATCAGTGCTGCCAAATTAGGAATGGCACATGATTTCGTGACTCGTTTGGACTTAGGATACCAAACACGACTAGGGAAGTGGTTCAAAGATGGACGGGAACTATCAGGTGGCCAATGGCAAAAAATTGCACTATCAAGAGCCTTCATGAGAACAAAGGCAGATATTTTGATTTTGGATGAACCCACCTCAGCAATCGATGCCGAAGCGGAAATGAAGGTATTTGAACATTTCCGAGAACACACAATGGGCAAAACAGTCATATTAATATCACATCGATTTTCTACGGTTCGAATGGCTGACAAAATACTCGTTTTAGAACAAGGCAAAAAAACTGAATGGGGTGATCACGAAACATTACTTTCCAAAAAGGGAAAATACGAGAAACTATTTCGATTGCAACAAGCTGGATATCAATAAGGATCAATTGAACTCCGATATTCAATATAGACCAAAATCTGATTTAGGGATGGCGATGGAATGGATGATAATTATTCAAATTCGGGGATGCGAAAGCTCAAAGAACTAATAGATTCCTTTGGTGAAAGATCAAAAGAAATTGGTTCTGTTGCTTCGTCCATCCAACAAGTTGCCAAACAGACCAACTTACTCGCATTAAATGCCTCAATTGAAGCAGCAAGAGCTGGTGAACATGGTAGAGGTTTTGAAATTGTCGCAAACGAAGTCACTAAATTATCATTTCAAACTTCAGAAGCCACTAAAAAAATATCTGAAATTTTATCCAGGATCAATTTAGAAAATTCAGAAGCCAATGCAGACGTATTGGAAATGGAAAAACAATCCATCATAGAATATGCAGAATTATGGACAAATAATATAGCCAAAGAGCTTGAATCAAAATTTTATATCATGGCTACATCTTTATATGGGCTCAAATTTTTAATCCAAAGTTTGGTTCATGCCAATATTGGTATGAAACGAGAACACCTACTTTTAATTTTACAAGAATATCTCATTCAAAATGAACAACAGTTAGCTTACGCAATCTGCTGCGAACCCAATGTAATAGATGAAAAAGACCACGAATATGCTGGGAAAGAAGGACATGACCCCAATGGAAGGTTTGTGCCTTACTGCCATCGACACACAGGAAGAATTTCCATTGAACCATTACAAGGGTACGACGTTCCAGGAGAAAATGGATGGTATATTTTACCACGTGACCTTGGAGAAGATGTAATGATGGAACCTTACGATTATCCAATTGAAGGAAAAACGGTAAAGATGACAAGTCTTATGACAAATTTATTCCTTCATTCAAAATTTGCAGGAATTTTAGGAGCAGACTTTTCACTGGAACAATTACAAAAGGAATTATCTCCCAAAAGATTATTTGGAATGGGGACAACTTCTCTTGTGACCTTCGAAGGCAATTTTGCATCTCATCCTGAGATTGAAAAATTAGGAACGAAAGTTGACGGGCTTTCAGCTGATGGAATGGATGCGATCCAAAAAGGAGAAAGTTATACTCATGTTGACACAAATCAAATCGTCCGAATCTTAAAACCAGTCCGAATTGGCCAGAGCAAACGACCATGGAGTATCCTTGTAGAATTTAATATTATTGCTGTTTTGAAAAAGTAATTCGTCTAAAGGATAATGGATAAAGCACAAGAAGAACAATTGGAATCTCAGATTGTCACTTTGTATCAAGAGAAAGATGAACTCGAAGCTGAACTTGGTACTTCAGATATTGATTCGATCATATTGGAATTTGAATCTTTAAGTAAAGAGTTGGAATATCTTTATTCCTTTAAAGAAAACTATCGAAAGGTGAATACGAAGTTAATTCAGATAGAAAACATTGAATCCGCTTACATTCCAAATCACAGATTCCATAACAATCTCAACCAATAAGGAATTCATATGGAACTACTATTTATCAAAGAAAAACTCACAGGCCAATCTTTTGTTAGAACTGTATCCGAAAACATTGATGATTGGATGGTTGGATTCGCCCAAAACGAAAACAACAAAGAAAACATCCATTTGTGGTTCGATTCCGTCATAAACCAATTTTTACATATATTGGATGATGTGGAAGACAAGGAAGAATTAAGTGTTCTCCTTTTTTCGAAATATGTAGAACTCAAATGTTATTGGAAACAACTCAACACACAAATTCAATATCAAAATTTTAATCGCGGAGACGCAAATCCTGAACTGATCATCAAGGCTTCGCTCATCACTTATATCCTGATTGCTTTAGAGCCACTCATTCACGAAGAAGATTTAAATGAGATTCAAGAATTTTTAACAAAACCGATCCGTGAACTCATTTTGGAAGAATCATCACCTGAAAACAATCAAAATCATCCAGAAGATTCACAAGTTTATTTATTGGAACAACAACTACATGCTCTTTATTACGACAAAGAGAAATTGTTTCGTCACCTCCGTTGCAATGATACCAAAGAAGTGGTTGTTTTAATTCAGAATATGAGAGAGCAAGTAAAAAGTCTCCAGTTAGAAATGGAAGATTCCTGTGTTTTGGATGGCCATATTCGTTTTACAGGAAAACGTAAAATCAGAATTCAAAAAACCTGATTCCAAAGAGAGTTGCTTACCCCAATGTTCCTAAAATTCTGGTTTTATGGACGTGGATTCTTTAATTCGAGATTTAAAATCTTTATTGGAAGCACCAAAAGATCTCGTTACCATCCCAGAAGAAAAACGTCTTGAGCTCATCATTCTTTGTGGCAAAATTTCGAGACCTGATCGAAACGAAGTTCGGAAACGAAACCGTACGGTTCGAATTGAAAAAAAACAGGTCTTAAAAACCCAAGAAAAACAAAAGACGGCACTAACCGGAATTAGACGGGCGAGAGAATCGACCGTCTTTAAAGCCCCACTCCAAATTTCCAATACTGCCGGTTGGTCCTGGGACAATGCAACCGAATTATCTCAACCCAAACCATGTTATATCTGCAAAACTCCTTTCACCAAACTTCATTTTTTTTATGATTCGATGTGTCCAAATTGCGCAGAGCTCAATTATTCCAAACGATACCAAACTGCTGACTTAAAAGGGACGGTTGCCGTCATCACGGGCTCCCGTTTGAAAATTGGCTACCAAGCAACTCTGTTACTCTTACGAGCTGGGGCACGTGTCATCGCGACAACAAGATTTCCCATTGATTCTGCCATTCGATTCTCAAAAGAATCAGATTATCCGCTATGGAAAGATCGTTTGCAAATATTTGGATTGGATTTACGGCACACACCTAGTGTTGAAATCTTTTGTAAATTTTTAGATAACCATTTGGAGCGATTAGACATTCTCATCAATAATGCAGCACAAACAGTGCGAAGGCCACCAGGTTTTTATGCACATTTACTGGAAACAGAAAAAACCACAATCTCCGATTTACCTGCCGAAGTTCAGAAATTACTCAGTTTTTACCAGCATTGTAAAAACGAATTGGATTCCTATCGTTCCGATGCAGAGATGAAAGATGCCGCTACAGCTCTCGCTGTTAGCTGGAACCATAAAACACCAGGAGTTGGGATTCGTTCTTCGGCCGCACTTTCACAAATCCCTTACTCACATGACAATTCCCATGAACTCGAAGTTGTGTTTCCGGAAGGGAAATTGGATGCCGATCTACAACAAGTAGACCTTCGCAAAACGAATAGTTGGCGATTGAAACTTGGAGAAATCAATACATCCGAAATGTTGGAAGTGCAACTTGTGAATGCAGTCGCTCCATTTGTGTTATGCAATCGATTGGTCGGTCTGATGAGAAAAGATCATACTGGTAAAAAACACATCATCAATGTATCTGCAATGGAAGGAAAATTCCATAGATTTAAAAAAGAAGACAGACACCCTCATACCAATATGGCAAAAGCTGCGCTGAACATGATGACTCATACCTCAGCGGAGGATTTTGCAAAAGATGGAATTTTTATGAATGCCGTGGATACAGGTTGGGTCACTGACGAAGATCCAATCGAACTTGCCAAACGTAAACAGGATCTCCATGACTTCCAACCTCCTCTTGATATTGTTGATGGTGCCGCTAGAGTCGTGGATCCATTGTTTGATGGGGTGAACACAGGCAAACATTGGATTGGAAAATTTTTAAAAGATTATTTCCCAATCGATTGGTAAACTCACATTGCCTAACCAAAAACTTTCTGACGAAAAAATCATTATCAGTTTCCATTAGATTCTCTGACCGAAAAGAAATCCTTCCCCACTATCCAGACAATCCATACGATTTAAGCTCATTTCAAAAATTGATTTGCGTATAACGTTGCAGGCGAATAACCAAAACCTTGGGGCACAGTAAATCCAAAGGCCTTTAAGAGGAAGGCAATGATCGCAAAATGATGCACAGTATGAGAAACTAAAAATAATAGCTCTCTTTCCACCGAGGATGTCACAATTGGTTTTGGTTCCTCAGGATTGTAATTTTGAGAAATGGTGACGGCACCGAGAGGGATTTCATTTTTTTCAAAAATAGAAATTAAATTTTGTAATGAAGAGATTGTTAACAATCGATTGGTTTCAAGAGATTGGTCTCGTTTTCTTTTGTCGTAATCAATGTAACCATCACCTGCACCTTCCAAAAACAAAAGGTAATGTTCGATGATGTGTCGAAAATGTTCCCCAACGGAGGAAGCAGAATCCTTGGGTTTTAATTGGTATAAATCATCAGACAATGCCGTAAGTAAACGAATCCCTTGTTTTAACAGGATTTCATTGTCGCGGAACCAAAAGGACATCTAACTTTATTTAGACCAAATACTTTCGTTCTTGGAAACATCATTTTGGGTAAAAATCCAAAAAAAATCCAATTAAAAACAGTCTTTTGGAAAGATTCAAAAAATTAATTGAAAGGGATTCCATTTTGATGAGATTTCCGTTCATACAGAAAGACAACCTTCCGGATTCATTTTGGGCATTTTTTAGATTATTATATTGACTGACTAGTCAGTATCTTCGCTTATGGTAATTGGTGCCAATGATGCTTTATCCATTCCTACTTTTATTACCTTTCATTTTTGGAACCATACTTGGTATCCCGGATGCCCCATTCCCACAAGGGGATGAAATCATGCACATTCGTTCCATACGGGAAAGTTTATCGTCAGGCAGTTACTTAATTCCGAGTTTATCTGGGTTACCAAATCCTTATAAACCTCCCCTTCTTTTTTGGATGGGAATGGCATCAGATAAAATTTTCGGAATGAGTTACACATCGGAACGACTGGTATCTCTTTTATTTGGAATTGCTACTATGTTCTTACTTTACCGTTTGGTATTCCAAATCAGGAAATCCAAAACAGATGCTTTACTCACGATCATTCTCTTTGGTTTTTCCTTTTTATCCTTGAAATTTTTTGGACTCCTGATGATGGAAGGAGCCATGGTTTTCTTTTTGCTCTACTATTTTTATTCGTTCTATTTTTATAAAAAAACAAAACAGTCTCACTATATTATACTAGGTAGTTTACTTACAGGGATTGGTTATTTATTAAAAGGTCCGATCCTTCACGTTTATATTATTTTGTTTTTGCTCAGTTACTTTTATGTGAAGGTCGTTCGTTTCCAGAAGGGAAAACTATCGCTTCGCCTGAAAGAAATTGTAAATGAAAAATTAATAGTTTTTTCATTTGGATTGACCCTTATCATTCCGATCCTTTGGATTTTATTTTTGTATTTTACGATTCCTGCTGGCAAAGATTTGCTTCGTTTCTTTTTCATTACCGAAAATATCGGCAAGTTCTATTCTGCAAACCAATCAGGCGTTCGAATTTGGTTTGGTTGGATCTTATATACAATTCCATTCACCATCCCATTCCTACAACTCATTGGAAGTAGCATTTCAAAACAAAAACAAACAAAACACCAAAGTTATGTGATGACTTTTTTAGTATTTTTCCTTTTGGTTACAAGTGTACACCTCCTCCCAAACAGAAAAGATCCTTATTACGTCACTCCATTTATTTGTTTCATATTTTTAATACCCTCAATGAGAAATCTCAGCTGGGAATCTCTTTTGATGACAAAAACGAATCAGATTACAAATGTTATCGTTTATTTTATCCTCACTTTTCTTGCGATCATATTAAGATTACCGTATCTATTTATCTTTTCGTTATTAGGAATCGTAGTTTTATCGAGTGCTCGTTATTTTTTCCAAAGCAAAAACAACCAATGGAGAGCTGTTTTTTATTCTCAAATTCTGATCTTACCTCTGATCATCTTCTTTTTGTTAAAACCTATGTCTGATCCTGACTTACGGGATCTCACAGAAGAAGTCGAAGGAAATTCTATATGTGTTGTGGCAGAAAATCCATGGACTGCCATGGATGTCCAAAACAAATTAGTGAATTCTAAAGTACAATTTGCACTCCCATTGACAATCGCTGAGAATTGTTCCCATACCGAATACTTAATCAATTTTGTCGGAACGGAAATACCTAAAGAATTCAGTAAACGCGCCACTTGGTTTCATTGGAAACAACACTTACAAATGAATCCCCAATTATTGATTTCTGCCATTCTCAAGATGGACAAATCAAAATTCCAAACTGAAATTTCATTATGGAAACGAGGTGAACTCAAATGAAGAAGTATGGAATCCTCATTTTACTTTTGTTCTCTGTGACGGTTTGGGATTTATCCAAAAACAACTTTCCAAAATTTGGACAAAAAGTAACAAAAACGGAAGCACCAAAATGCCAATACATGTGCGAGAAAATTCAAAATTGCCTTAGCGAGGATCAAAAAAAATTACAAGATCCGAAACTTGTCCAGTTTGCTTGCGAAATTCTCTGCACAAAACAATACCAATTATTCGATGGGTGTTCTCAATCCATTCTTACGTCCTGCCAATCGGGTGAAATCTGCATTAAAAATTTAACAAAGGGGCTTTTTTAATTTTTAAAAAGTTGAATGACCAGTCATGAAAGATAAAACAAGTATTATACTCCCCACCTACAACGAAGCAGGTAATATCAAAAACTGCGTTGAAACAATCTCAAATATACTAGAAAAAAATAGTTTAAACTTTGAAATCATCATCGTAGATGATAATTCACCTGATGGGACATTCGAAGTAGCCAAAGTGTTAGCAAAATATGACAATCGAATCAAACCATTTGTCAGGACGACCGAAAAAGGTTTGAGTTCTGCTGTTACGTATGGATATGAAAAAGCATCTGGTGAACATTATGTCGTAGTGGATGCTGATTTTCAACATGACTATTCAAAAATCCCAGATGTCATTCGATTGCTGAAGGATAATGATATTGTTGTGGCGACTCGTAGGAGCCAAGATGGCGGTTATGGTAATTTTCCCATCTTACGAAAGTTAGCGAGTCTTTTTGCAACTAAAATTTCTGAGTGGTTATTTCCAGTAAAAATTTCTGATCCCATGAGTGGTTTTTTTGGAATTCGAAAATCCATTTATTTTGATACAAAAGACAAACTGCACCCACGTGGTTATAAGATCCTTTTTGAAATTTTGGGTGTGGTGAAAACGGAAAAAATTGCAGAAATTGGTTATACGTTTGGACTTCGTACATGGGGCCATTCCAAACTTGATTCAGGTGTGATCTTTTATTTCCTTTGGGACTTGATTTCAATCAAATGGTATCAATGGAAACAATCTCACCAATATTTTTTTGGATCCAAAAGAACAAAATCCCATATCCATCCCTAGTGGAACTTGAGAGTCTCTTAAAAAAAAACGTAAAGAATGTTTTTATTTTAAGGTTTATTTTTTATCATGAACCCTAAGGTATTTCGATTGGATTCCGTAGATCTTAATGTGAGGATCAAAATGGTTACGGAATTAACAACAGAAAAAAGTTACCTGATCGAAAGCAATCGTTTGGATTTGTATTCAGCGCAAGGATTGGAGGAAGAGATGACAAAACTCTTTCAGAAAGGAATGAGCGTTATCTACATTGATTTTTCGAATGTAGAAGAAGTTTCCTCAGCAGTTCTTGGTTTATTTTTATACAAAAAAGTAATGTTCCAAAAACAAGGAGTGCGGCTTTTTTTGATCAATGTAAAACCGCAGATCCAAAAGATTTTAAAAATCTTACATTTAAGTGGTCACTTACTTCCTTGACGATTTTTGAGAAACGAGTTCAACAATTGCACCTGAATGGGCAGGTAACGTTACTCCATCTCCTTCCCATATAGCCCCACCAAATACATACAAATCGTTTCCTTTTCCTAAGGAGGTCAAACGCACTTCTTTTGTTCCAAAGTTTAAAAACACACGTAACGTGTTTTCTTTCAGACTACGTTCAAAACACAGAACATCGTCTTTCTCTGTTGGAATTGTTCTCAAACTTCCCTCTCTGATCACCTTCCATTTTTTTCGTAGTTGGAATAGAGTTTGGTAATGTTTCCATAATGAGTCTGAATGTTTTTTTTTGTTCCAATACTGTATTCTTTGGATTGATGGATCCGATCGGTAACCAAGGTACACCCGTTGTGAATCCACCATATTTCGAATCATCCCATAACATTGGCAGACGACAATTGTCACGATTGATATAAATCCCAAGTAAATTACTTAAAAATAAAGGAACAAATGAATTCATTTTCGCAATTGGATCTTTGCCCTTAAAATTGGAAATTTTTCCTTCTCTCAGTCCTATTTCTTCACCATAATAAACGATCGGAACTCCCCTTGCCATAAACTGAAAACAGGCTAATAGTTTTGCTTTCCTTTGGTCTCCACCTAACCGATCTATATAACGCCTCTGGTCATGATTTCCTAATACATAGGTAGGTGTGTAAGGACTCGGAAATATGGTTTCATTTTTTTCCAGTAGATTTCGAAAGAACTTTGATTTGTATTGAAAATGGATCAGTTCAAATTGGAATACTAAATTGAGACCATCTAATTTTTCTCCTAAAAATGATTTGAGTATAGTGTCAGATCCACTCACTTCACCGATGAGGAAAGGTTTTTGTTTGTATTTAGAAATGTGTTTTCGAACTTCTTTGGCAAACGTAAAAGATTCCGATAAGTTTAAGTTGTATTTCTTTTTTTGAAAAAAAGCCTCATCGTGGTTATCTGGTGTTGGGAAAAAACGTAAACTAAATGGATTGTCGCGAAAACTTTCATCTTTATAAATTGAATTGAAGATATCAAGACGAAATCCATCCACGCCTTTTTGTAACCAAAAGTCTAGAACTTTCAACATAGTTTGTTTGACTTTAGGATTTCGATAATTTAGGTCTGGTTGGAAGGATAAAAAATTGCTGTAATAGTATTCTTCTGTCTGTGGATCGTAATTCCATCCTGATTTGCCTACCATGGAGATCCAATTATTGGGTGGTTTTTTTGTACCCTTTCTCCAAATGTAAAAATCACGTTTCGGATTTGAAGTAGAGGACTTAGATTCCAAAAACCAAGGGTGTTTGTCTGAAGTGTGGTTCATCACCATATCGAGGACCACTTTCATCTTTCGTTTGTGGATTTCTTTGATGAGCCGTTCAGTGTCCGCCATCGTGCCAAACCTTGGATCTATGGTTGTGTAATCCGAAATATCATAACCAAAGTCCTCACCTGGACTTCGGTAAAAAGGAGAAAACCAAATGGTTTCAACTCCTAATTCTTGAATCTCGTCCAAACGCCCAAGGATTCCCGCTAAATCACCGATCCCATCCCCGTTCGAATCCTGAAATGACCAAGGGTAAATCTGGTAAATTGAAGTTTGTTTCCACCATTCCATCTTGTTTTCCATGACTTTTCTATCACCCCTTTGTTATTTCAGTTGCTTCTTACCTAATCACCGAATTTCTGTTCTTTATACAAGCAGGTAGCAATGGATAAAGAAAAAATCAAACTTTCCGGTTTCAATAATCTGACAAAAGTTTTGAGTTTTAACCTCTACGATTTTTGCATCACTCTCGATGACGAACAAAAAGGTAGGTATGTTAGTTATATCCACGACAAGTACAATGCGAGTAAAATTACAGAGATTTCAAAAGAGATCGTAAAAAGAATTGATGCCAATATACTATCAGTTTCCGCTCAGGATTACGATCCGGTAGGTGCTTCTGCTATGGTTCTTATGAGCGATGTGAAAGGTGGTGGAAATCCCATCCCATCGACGCAGGTCAGCATGCACCTAGACAAATCACACATCACTGTACACACCTATCCCGATGCGGCCGATCCTGACGGGATTTGTTCTTTCCGCGTGGACATTGACATTTCAACCTGTGGAGAAATCATTCCACTTGATTCCATAAATTATTTGTTTGAAGCCTTCGAATGTGATGTGGTCTATATTGATTATGTAGTGCGAGGTTACACTCGACTTGCCGATGGAAGGAAAATTTATAACGACCATCACTTCAATTCTATCCTCGATTTCATCAAACCAGAAATCAAAAGGAATTATACATTTTTGTCCGACATCAACATGCCACAAGATAATACTTGGCAGACAAAGATGATGATAAAAGAACTAGGTCCTGAAAACTATTTACTCAATCCAGAAGATATCTCGCATCCAGATGTTCAGAACAAAATGAAATTACTTAGAGAAGAGATGAAAGAAGTATATCATATGATCCACTAAAGGATCATTTTTGCATTGGAGCTGATTGCTTTTTGGATTTGTTTCCAATCTTTGTCTTCGAGTTTCGGGAGTGCAAATATTTCTGTGCGATGTGGTGGGATGAGAAAAAATTGAGTCCCATGTTCATCTCTTTGTTTTAAAATAGGATGTTCAGGCAAATAGGCACCTAACCTCCGATACATTTGAATTTCTTCATTGGTTTCAGGACGAAGTGCTTGTATGGACAAGCTAGTCTCGTAATAGGCTAAATAACTTTTAATTGCTTCTTCTGTTTCCTTTGGGTCGGTCACTAAAAAATAAAACGTAAAACTAGTATCAGGGAAACGCATTCGAAACTGGCGAAGAGATTCTAGAGCCATAGGGCATTTTTTCCCACAACCAACTAACCCTGGATAAATCACAATCCAATGGGATTTTGGAACAGACAAAAAACGTTTCTGGCAAACTTCGCAGGGAATGTTACGATATTTACCTGATACCGAATGTAAAAATACACTAAGACCAATCAAAAGTAAAAAAACAAAAAACCAAAGGAAGGTCTGTTTCCATCCTAGATTAAGGATTTTCATGATCAATCATGGCAGAAAGAGTTTCCACTGACTCTTTTAAATTTTCAAAAATCACATTCCCTTTGTCGATAAACGAAATCATTCCCGAGCTCGTATTTAAATTGGTTTGTGTTTTTAAATTTAAATCCATTATGGAATTTGAAATTTCTACCATACTCGTAGATTGTTCTTTGCTCGAAAGTTGCATCTCTTGAGCGATTTGATCCAAAGTTGTGAGAGCATCTTCTTGTTTTTCGAAAGCAGATAGGGTCCCTGATATTTTTTCCGTTAACTCACCCATCCCTACTTCGGAGGATAAAATGGATTTCACAAACCCTTGGACAGTTTGGTTGATTTGGTTGGACTGTTTGAAGCTAATTTGAATGGCCGACTTAATTTTACCTGAAATTGTTGAAATGTTCTTTGTCGCTTCTGCAGTAGAATCGGCTAGTTTTGAAATCTCAGATGCAACCACTGCGAATCCACGGCCGGCATCCCCAGCCCGTGCTGCTTCTATGGAAGCATTTAACGAGAGTAAGTTTACCTTTTCGGCAATGTCTGAAATCAAATCCAATATTTCTTCCATCTTTTCGGAATCATCGACTGCGACTTCCATGGATTGGTAAAGTGTCGAAAATTCCGATTCCGTTTTTTTGACACTTTCTGCTGATTCTTGGATTTTACTTCGCATCACCTCTAATGATTTCACAAACCCTTCGTTCAAGTTGAATAAGTTTCTGTTTAACTCTTCCACTGTTTTAACTTCTTTGATTTGTCGATTGCTACCTTCCAAAATCAATTGGCTGGAAGCAGTGGTTTCTTCTGTCGCAGCGGAGATGGCTTCGATGGATGATGATTGGTTTTGAAAGGAGGACTCAAATTCTTTGACAGCGACTGCAATTTGATTCGAATTTTCTAAATAGGCCTTAGTCCCTTGGGAAACTTCGTCGATGGCAGCGGTAACTCCAGCCATCACGGTTTCTAAATTGGTTTGGGTTTCAATTTGGAGTCTGAGATCAAGGACGGACCTGTAGGAGAAGAAAATTAGAATCCCTGTTTCCATCA of the Leptospira biflexa serovar Patoc strain 'Patoc 1 (Paris)' genome contains:
- a CDS encoding alpha-glucosidase — its product is MENKMEWWKQTSIYQIYPWSFQDSNGDGIGDLAGILGRLDEIQELGVETIWFSPFYRSPGEDFGYDISDYTTIDPRFGTMADTERLIKEIHKRKMKVVLDMVMNHTSDKHPWFLESKSSTSNPKRDFYIWRKGTKKPPNNWISMVGKSGWNYDPQTEEYYYSNFLSFQPDLNYRNPKVKQTMLKVLDFWLQKGVDGFRLDIFNSIYKDESFRDNPFSLRFFPTPDNHDEAFFQKKKYNLNLSESFTFAKEVRKHISKYKQKPFLIGEVSGSDTILKSFLGEKLDGLNLVFQFELIHFQYKSKFFRNLLEKNETIFPSPYTPTYVLGNHDQRRYIDRLGGDQRKAKLLACFQFMARGVPIVYYGEEIGLREGKISNFKGKDPIAKMNSFVPLFLSNLLGIYINRDNCRLPMLWDDSKYGGFTTGVPWLPIGSINPKNTVLEQKKTFRLIMETLPNSIPTTKKMEGDQRGKFENNSNRERRCSVF
- the speD gene encoding adenosylmethionine decarboxylase, which gives rise to MDKEKIKLSGFNNLTKVLSFNLYDFCITLDDEQKGRYVSYIHDKYNASKITEISKEIVKRIDANILSVSAQDYDPVGASAMVLMSDVKGGGNPIPSTQVSMHLDKSHITVHTYPDAADPDGICSFRVDIDISTCGEIIPLDSINYLFEAFECDVVYIDYVVRGYTRLADGRKIYNDHHFNSILDFIKPEIKRNYTFLSDINMPQDNTWQTKMMIKELGPENYLLNPEDISHPDVQNKMKLLREEMKEVYHMIH
- a CDS encoding SCO family protein translates to MKILNLGWKQTFLWFFVFLLLIGLSVFLHSVSGKYRNIPCEVCQKRFLSVPKSHWIVIYPGLVGCGKKCPMALESLRQFRMRFPDTSFTFYFLVTDPKETEEAIKSYLAYYETSLSIQALRPETNEEIQMYRRLGAYLPEHPILKQRDEHGTQFFLIPPHRTEIFALPKLEDKDWKQIQKAISSNAKMIL
- a CDS encoding methyl-accepting chemotaxis protein, encoding MAAVLLERQKKVDTFFVCAIFAHIPLVLLLSLGYGATLVVTVSAVIISSLSFLFYRFFRGSFFLRAWNGAALMLFSALLIQAQFGRIEMHFHVFSALAILFVYEDWRVLLVAALTIAIHHLVGNYLQEFGVVFFETKIIVYSYGTGLDIVFTHALFVVMETGILIFFSYRSVLDLRLQIETQTNLETVMAGVTAAIDEVSQGTKAYLENSNQIAVAVKEFESSFQNQSSSIEAISAATEETTASSQLILEGSNRQIKEVKTVEELNRNLFNLNEGFVKSLEVMRSKIQESAESVKKTESEFSTLYQSMEVAVDDSEKMEEILDLISDIAEKVNLLSLNASIEAARAGDAGRGFAVVASEISKLADSTAEATKNISTISGKIKSAIQISFKQSNQINQTVQGFVKSILSSEVGMGELTEKISGTLSAFEKQEDALTTLDQIAQEMQLSSKEQSTSMVEISNSIMDLNLKTQTNLNTSSGMISFIDKGNVIFENLKESVETLSAMIDHENP